One part of the Mycobacteriales bacterium genome encodes these proteins:
- a CDS encoding site-2 protease family protein, protein MAYVVGVVIFAFGLLFSVCLHEAGHMTVAKVLGMRVSRYFVGFGPTIFSFRRGETEYGLKAIPAGGFVSIDGMSPHVIDTPAEHEQQAFWRAPVWKRTAVMLAGSVTHFLLAIVLLWAALSAFGIERSVDPATAPARLAAISDCVVVGYDTLADGGLRGCRAGDPPAPAKAAGLQQGDVITAVGARQTPTLADFQDALRKANGAQPLPITYTRDGATATTTVTPVVAKRPPVGATDTSTLVGTPTIGVVGDLPSNLVREGPISGLGSAFTTAGGMVKATFTALGSIPSKVPALIDAVTGAPRDPNSPVSVVGASRAGGEILGNQGIGGIAFFLALLAGTNIFLGVFNLVPLPPLDGGHIAVMWFERIRSRIALSRGRPDPGFVRPERIAPVVMVFIAIFGTFALLAVVADVVNPVKLF, encoded by the coding sequence ATGGCGTACGTCGTCGGGGTGGTGATCTTCGCCTTCGGCCTGCTGTTCTCCGTCTGCCTGCACGAGGCCGGTCACATGACCGTCGCGAAGGTGCTCGGCATGCGGGTCAGCCGCTACTTCGTCGGCTTCGGGCCGACGATCTTCTCCTTCCGCCGCGGCGAGACCGAGTACGGGTTGAAGGCCATCCCGGCCGGCGGGTTCGTCAGCATCGACGGGATGTCCCCGCACGTGATCGACACCCCGGCCGAGCACGAGCAGCAGGCGTTCTGGCGGGCACCGGTGTGGAAGCGGACCGCGGTGATGCTCGCCGGCTCGGTCACCCACTTCCTGCTGGCGATCGTGCTGCTGTGGGCGGCGCTGTCGGCCTTCGGGATCGAGCGGTCGGTGGACCCGGCGACCGCGCCGGCCCGGCTGGCCGCGATCTCCGACTGCGTCGTGGTCGGCTACGACACGCTCGCCGACGGGGGCCTGCGGGGCTGCCGGGCCGGGGACCCGCCGGCGCCGGCCAAGGCGGCCGGGCTGCAGCAGGGTGACGTGATCACCGCGGTCGGCGCCCGGCAGACGCCGACGCTGGCCGACTTCCAGGACGCGCTGCGCAAGGCGAACGGGGCCCAGCCGCTGCCGATCACGTACACCCGGGACGGCGCGACCGCGACGACGACGGTGACGCCGGTGGTGGCCAAGCGGCCGCCGGTCGGCGCCACCGACACGTCCACGCTGGTCGGGACGCCGACGATCGGCGTGGTCGGCGACCTGCCGAGCAACCTCGTCCGGGAGGGGCCGATCTCCGGTCTCGGGTCGGCGTTCACGACCGCGGGCGGGATGGTCAAGGCGACCTTCACCGCGCTGGGCTCGATCCCGTCCAAGGTGCCGGCGCTGATCGACGCGGTGACCGGGGCGCCGCGCGATCCGAACTCGCCCGTCAGCGTGGTCGGCGCCAGTCGCGCCGGCGGGGAGATCCTCGGCAACCAGGGGATCGGCGGGATCGCGTTCTTCCTGGCGCTGCTCGCCGGGACCAACATCTTCCTGGGCGTCTTCAACCTGGTGCCGCTGCCGCCGCTGGACGGGGGGCACATCGCGGTCATGTGGTTCGAGCGGATCCGCAGCCGGATCGCGCTCTCCCGGGGCCGCCCCGACCCCGGGTTCGTCCGCCCGGAGCGGATCGCGCCGGTCGTCATGGTCTTCATCGCGATCTTCGGAACCTTCGCCCTGCTCGCGGTCGTCGCCGACGTGGTGAACCCGGTCAAGCTGTTCTAG